Proteins encoded together in one Penaeus vannamei isolate JL-2024 chromosome 41, ASM4276789v1, whole genome shotgun sequence window:
- the B9d1 gene encoding B9 domain-containing protein 1, with amino-acid sequence MSVSAPSIFMLNVTGQVESGKFIEGDNLYFSYCFTSGQDWEAISGLEECISQITRRSDDERQIFTWNFPIDITFKSTNPSGWPQLVLSIYGTDIFGNEVVMGYTACHLPLAPGKHTRKLTTFVPESASTIQKFMAWLTGRRPEFVDPKLIAQGRGREVTRVRSQGEVTVSFNVMMKDFAKLGYDCGAPPRTPYFDVPVQNVKGPVLSGAGHSEA; translated from the exons ATGTCCGTCAGTGCTCCTAGTATTTTCATGCTGAACGTGACAGGCCAAGTGGAGAGCGGAAAGTTTATCGAAGGAGATAATCTGTATTTCTCATACTGCTTTACTTCGGGGCAAGACTGGGAGGCCATTTCT GGTCTGGAAGAGTGCATCTCTCAGATAACGCGCCGTAGTGATGACGAGAGACAGATCTTCACCTGGAATTTCCCAATCGACATTACCTTCAAATCAACTAATCCCTCTGGAT GGCCCCAGTTGGTGCTGAGTATTTATGGAACAGATATCTTTGGAAACGAGGTAGTTATGGGGTACACAGCATGTCACCTTCCATTGGCTCCTGGAAAACACACGCGCAA ACTCACCACTTTTGTACCAGAATCCGCATCTACCATTCAAAAATTCATGGCCTGGCTGACAGGGCGAAGACCAGAGTTTGTCGACCCAAAATTAATAGCACAGGGCAGGGGACGAGAAG TGACCCGCGTAAGATCTCAAGGAGAAGTAACAGTCTCTTTCAACGTAATGATGAAGGACTTTGCCAAGCTTGGATATGACTGCGGCGCTCCTCCACGAACACCCTACTTTGATGTTCCTGTCCAGAACGTCAAAGGACCCGTGCTAAGTGGTGCAGGACATAGTGAAGCTTAA